In the genome of Phycisphaerales bacterium, the window TGGCAGCACTTCGCGGTAATACCAGGCGCCCGCAGCGGCCACGCCTACGCCCAACGGCACCCCGATGCAGGCGCCGGTGATTCCGATGAGCAGGCCTTCTACAAGCTGCGCCTGGGCGATCTGGCTGCGCGAGGCGCCGATGCATCGAAGCATGCCCAGTTCGCGCTGGCGTTCGACGACGCCCGCCCCAAGCCCCGTTACGATGATGAATGCCGCCGAAAGCAGTGCAAGCAGGATCGCCAGCGACAGGCCGAACTGCCCGCTGCGCATGTTGCGATCAAGCCCGCTGGTGATGCGCTCGGTGGTCTGGAGGACGGCGCCCTCGGGCACGTCTTGCTGCCGGGCGTCGACGATCGCCTGTGGATCCAGGCCGGGCCGGACGGTGATGTCCACCTGCGTGAGTTCGTCGCCGCCGCCGCGCCCGGTCGCCTGTCGCAGGCCCTCCAGGGTCAGAAATGCCTGCGGCCGCCCGCCCAGCGGCGGCGGCTCGCTCATGCCCACCACGGTCAGCTCCGATGTGCCAAACAGGCGACGCACCGTCACGGTGTCGCCCAGCCGAACGCCCTGGAGGTCGTTGAAGGCCTCCGCTTCGCCTGGATTTGTTGGCGCTTCGGACGGAGGGCCGGGCAGCGGATCCTCGCCATCTTCGGCGATCAATGGATCGGCCCGGTCGAATACCCCGATCTTGCGGATCTGCTCCAGGCTGCCCTGCCAGGTCAGCCGGCCCGCGAGCGTGGCATCGATGACGACCTCGCCCGGTTGCTCGGGGGCCCGGCCGGCCACGATGCGGATCGGACGCAACCGTGCCTCGGCGTCCGGATCGACGCCGATGCCCATGGCATTCACTCGAAAGTTCGCCTGCCGACGGTAGTAGGGGCCCTCGGGCTCGTCATCTCTGGGCGTGTACACCTCGCGAGAAATCTGCAACGCCAGGTCCTTGGAGAGCCGGGGGGCGGCCGCTTCGACCTCGGGCCATGATCGCACCACGTCGAGCGCATCGGCGGGCATCATGCCCCCCCGGCCGGTGGGCTCCAGGCGGAGTTGGGCGGCGCCGAACGTAGCGTCCATGCGAGCGTTGACGGCGTTGTTTGCCGACGACAGCGCGCACGCCACCGCGGCAATGAGCGCCGCCGAGAGGGCGACCGCCGACGTGAGCAGGGCGGTCCTAGCCCGCCTGCGCCACGCGCTGGTGATACCGAGCCGCCACGCCGGCCGCATCGAGCCCCTCCGTTTCGATGTGTCCGTCCATCACGCCGTCCCGCAAGACGTACACCCGCTGGCAGTGCGACGCGGCCGCAGGCTCGTGCGTGACCATGAGCACCGTGGCGTCCTGCTCCCGGGCCACGTCCCCCAGCAGGTTCCAGAGCTTCTCGCCGGTCTGCGAATCCAGTGCGCCCGTTGGCTCGTCGGCCAGGATCACGCGGGGCGAGAACAGGAGCGCGCGCGCAATGGCAATGCGCTGCTGCTCGCCGCCGCTCAGCGCATCGGGGCGGTGGTCGCCCCGGTCGCCCACGCCCAGTCGGTCCAGCAGGGCCCGAGCGTGCTCGCGCATGCCGGGCGTGTCCTCACCGGCTAAGGCAGCCGGAAGCGACACGTTCTCGAGCGCTGACAGGGTTGGAATGAGATTGAACTGCTGGAAGATAATGCCGATCGACTTGCGACGATATGCGTTGGCTTCGCGTTCGCTCAGCGTGTCGACGCGGACGCCCGCGACCTCGATCTGGCCCTCGTCGGGCGTGTCCATCGCGGCCAGCAGGTGCAGCAGCGTGCTCTTGCCGCTGCCCGACTGGCCCATGATGGCAAAGAAGCCCGGCCCGTCGACTTCCAGGTCCAAGCCCCGCAAGGCGTGCACGGTGCGCTCGCCGAGGCTGTATCGCTTCTGCAGACCGGTGCAACGGATCATGCCAGTTGTTTGGCTCGGCGGCCGGGCGCTTTCACGCCCCGCCACTGTCGGCATAGGCGCCGGCATCCATCATCTCGTCGAGTTGGCTCGCGTTGCTGGCCTTCACCTTCACCAGCCAGCCCTTGCCGTAGCAGTCTTCATTGATCAGGCCCGGGTTGTCGCCCAGGGCGTCGTTGACCTCGACGATCTCGCCGTCGACGTGGCAGTAGATGTCGCTGGTGGTCTTCACCGATTCGACCTCGCCGATGGCATCGCCCTTGCTCAGGCTCGTACCCACGGCCTTCATCTCGACGAACGTCACGTCGGTGAGCTGATCGACGGCAAACTGGGTGATGCCAATGACCACGACGTCGCCTTCGGGCTTGTGCCATTCGTGGGAGTCGCTGTAGCGGCGGTCGTCGGGTGCGGGCATGGTCTGAGGGTCCTCTAGTACGGGTCGTGCGGGTCGATAAACCGGCGTCCGCAGCGGTGGGGGCCGGCCCGTCGAGCCAATGCTATCGGCCAGCGTCCCGGAAGCCACCTCGTTGCCCCTTCGCGGGGGATGCCCGCCGCTCGGGCGTCTACAGTGGTCCGATGCTGCTCGCCCTTGCCGCCCGCTCCTTGCGCCCGATGCTCGTGGGCAAGGACGCCAGCCTGCCCCTGACCGACCTGCCACGCTTTGCGCACGAGCAGCTGGGCCTGCATGGCCTCATGCTCTCGGCCGATCTGCTGGCAGGCCGGACACGTGACGACCTTTCCCGCCTCCGCGATGCGGCCGATCGTGCCCGCTGCTCGTGTCTGGTGCTGCTCGAAGAGGACCCGCAGAACCTCGCCGCAGCCGACGCGAGCGCGGCCGCCGAGCGCATCCGACGCGTCATGGCCGCTGCCAGCCTGCTGGGCTGCAATGCCGCCGGAGTCGCCATCAAGGCGCCCGACACGCCCGAGGCCCTCGAGATCGTTGCCGAACGGTTCAAGGCCCTCATGGGCGACGCCGAGCAGCGTGAACTCAACCTGCTCATCATGCCCGGGTCGAGCAAAACGCCGGGCCTGACGTCGTCGCCCGAACGCCTGACCGAACTGCTCAAGAAGATCGGCGGCTTCCGGGTGGGCACCATGCCCGACTTCGCACACGCCGCCGAGCACGAAGATCCGCCCGCCTACCTGCGGAAGGTCACGCCCTACGCCTCGGCCGTGCTGGGCACGACGCTCGGCTTCCGGGCCGTCGAGGGGGACCTGGACGACGAACGCGCCATCGTCGAGCACGAGGGGTACGACCTGGCCGCCGTGGTCGAAGCGATCGCAGCAGTGGGCTACGACGGCGCCGTGGGGCTCGACTACCGGGGCGCAGGCGACCTGCGGATGGGCCTGCGTCGAAGCCGTGAGGGATTCACGCTGGCCGCTGAGGGCAAGGGTGGCCCGTTCAGCCTCGTGCAGGACGACGAGGACGAGTACGACGACGAGATGGACGCGGCCGCCGCCGCCCTGCTGGACGCGATCTTGAGCGACGGCGGGGCCGACGATGAAGACGACGACGAGGATGACGACGCGCCGGATGCCGACGACTCGGCCCCGGACGAGTCGGATGGCCCTGACGACGACGGGGACGAACAGGACGAGCCGGCGGCTCCAAAGTCCCCGGCAAATAAGTCGGCCAAAAAAACCACGAAGAAGACGACCAGGAAGACCTCGAAAAAGACCACCAAGAAAACCTCCAGGAAGGCTCAGGGCGACGAAGGAGACGAGCCATGAGCCGCCAGGGGGATACGCTCCGGTCGGCGGCCGTCGCGGTCCCGGTCGCCGTTGACCGCCGCGAACGGGCGGGCGACCCGGGCGATCGTCGGCCCTCGGCCAAGCGAGCCAGCGTGA includes:
- a CDS encoding TIM barrel protein, translated to MLLALAARSLRPMLVGKDASLPLTDLPRFAHEQLGLHGLMLSADLLAGRTRDDLSRLRDAADRARCSCLVLLEEDPQNLAAADASAAAERIRRVMAAASLLGCNAAGVAIKAPDTPEALEIVAERFKALMGDAEQRELNLLIMPGSSKTPGLTSSPERLTELLKKIGGFRVGTMPDFAHAAEHEDPPAYLRKVTPYASAVLGTTLGFRAVEGDLDDERAIVEHEGYDLAAVVEAIAAVGYDGAVGLDYRGAGDLRMGLRRSREGFTLAAEGKGGPFSLVQDDEDEYDDEMDAAAAALLDAILSDGGADDEDDDEDDDAPDADDSAPDESDGPDDDGDEQDEPAAPKSPANKSAKKTTKKTTRKTSKKTTKKTSRKAQGDEGDEP
- the gcvH gene encoding glycine cleavage system protein GcvH encodes the protein MPAPDDRRYSDSHEWHKPEGDVVVIGITQFAVDQLTDVTFVEMKAVGTSLSKGDAIGEVESVKTTSDIYCHVDGEIVEVNDALGDNPGLINEDCYGKGWLVKVKASNASQLDEMMDAGAYADSGGA
- a CDS encoding ABC transporter ATP-binding protein, with the protein product MIRCTGLQKRYSLGERTVHALRGLDLEVDGPGFFAIMGQSGSGKSTLLHLLAAMDTPDEGQIEVAGVRVDTLSEREANAYRRKSIGIIFQQFNLIPTLSALENVSLPAALAGEDTPGMREHARALLDRLGVGDRGDHRPDALSGGEQQRIAIARALLFSPRVILADEPTGALDSQTGEKLWNLLGDVAREQDATVLMVTHEPAAASHCQRVYVLRDGVMDGHIETEGLDAAGVAARYHQRVAQAG